One part of the Melospiza melodia melodia isolate bMelMel2 chromosome 3, bMelMel2.pri, whole genome shotgun sequence genome encodes these proteins:
- the CNIH4 gene encoding protein cornichon homolog 4: MESVVFIFSLIDCCALIFLSVYFIITLSDLECDYINARSCCSKLNKWVVPEVIGHAVVTVLMLISLHWFIFLLNLPVATWNIYRYIMVPSGNMGVFDPTEIHNRGQLKSHMKEAMIKLGFHLLCFFMYLYSMILALIND; this comes from the exons atgGAGTCGGTGGTCTTCATCTTTTCGCTGATCGACTGCTGCGCCCTCATCTTCCTCTCCGTCTACTTC ATAATCACGCTATCAGATCTGGAATGTGACTACATCAATGCTAGATCATGCTGCTCCAAGCTCAATAAA TGGGTGGTGCCTGAGGTGATTGGCCATGCTGTTGTCACTGTGTTAATGCTCATTTCATTGCACTGGTTCATCTTTCTCCTCAACCTGCCAGTGGCCACGTGGAATATATACAG GTACATTATGGTGCCAAGTGGAAACATGGGAGTGTTTGATCCCACAGAGATCCATAACCGAGGACAGCTGAAATCACACATGAAAGAAGCCATGATTAAGCTGGGCTTTCATCTGCTCTGTTTCTTCATGTACCTTTACAG TATGATTCTGGCTTTGATAAATGATTGA